Proteins found in one Paenibacillus borealis genomic segment:
- the trpD gene encoding anthranilate phosphoribosyltransferase — MEASQLIQTGIAGLIEGKDLSRTQAREVMGTIMEGAATHAQIGALLTALRIKGETVEEITGFAEAMRGFGTPVLTERSQLLDTCGTGGSGIHKFNISTASAIISSAASVRVAKHGNRSASGRAGSADVLEALGVNIHLNAEQARQCLDSIGICFLFAQIYHPSMKHAAAPRRELGVRTVFNMLGPLTNPAGADRQLMGIYDRNKTETVAKVLGELGSKRAMIVSSLDGLDEISISAPTQVSELRNGAVTTYEITPEELGLSRHPLEDVLGGDAAENAAIITTVLEGQINPYRDIVLANAGACIYVAGLANTLREGVDRAREVVDSGAALRKLEQLKAMTKELDYVS, encoded by the coding sequence ATGGAAGCTAGCCAGTTAATACAAACAGGAATTGCCGGATTAATCGAGGGTAAGGACCTCAGCCGTACGCAGGCCCGTGAGGTTATGGGTACTATTATGGAGGGGGCGGCAACACATGCACAGATCGGTGCACTGCTCACCGCGCTGCGGATTAAGGGAGAAACGGTAGAGGAAATCACCGGATTTGCGGAAGCGATGCGCGGATTCGGGACTCCTGTTCTGACAGAACGGAGCCAGCTGCTTGATACCTGCGGTACCGGAGGCTCCGGGATTCATAAATTCAATATTTCGACCGCCTCGGCGATTATCTCCTCAGCTGCTTCCGTCCGGGTTGCGAAGCACGGCAACCGTTCAGCTTCAGGCAGAGCGGGCAGCGCTGATGTACTGGAGGCACTCGGTGTCAATATTCATCTGAATGCGGAGCAGGCCCGGCAATGTCTGGACAGCATCGGGATCTGCTTCCTGTTCGCACAAATCTATCATCCGTCGATGAAGCATGCGGCTGCTCCCCGCCGTGAGCTGGGCGTGCGCACGGTATTTAATATGCTCGGCCCGCTGACCAATCCGGCTGGAGCTGACCGGCAGCTTATGGGCATCTACGACCGGAACAAAACAGAAACAGTAGCTAAGGTGCTGGGCGAGCTGGGCTCCAAGCGGGCGATGATTGTCAGCAGTCTGGATGGTCTGGACGAGATCAGCATTTCGGCGCCAACCCAAGTCTCCGAGCTGAGAAACGGAGCGGTCACAACCTATGAGATTACTCCGGAAGAATTAGGGCTGAGCCGGCATCCGCTGGAGGATGTGCTCGGAGGTGATGCCGCTGAGAATGCGGCTATTATCACTACAGTGCTGGAAGGACAAATCAATCCCTACCGCGATATCGTATTAGCCAATGCCGGGGCGTGCATCTATGTTGCCGGTCTGGCGAATACGCTGCGGGAAGGCGTGGACCGGGCAAGAGAAGTGGTGGATTCAGGAGCAGCATTGCGTAAGCTGGAGCAGTTAAAAGCCATGACGAAGGAGCTTGATTATGTATCTTGA
- the trpE gene encoding anthranilate synthase component I, translating to MTNPRIEEVVSLSREYNLIPVVKRLLADMETPIRLFQRFAEQDRAFLLESVEGGSQWARYSFIGSDPFLMISGKKGLIHVEVGGEKKQLLGKPVEELKALLRSYRSPKLDGMPPFTGGAIGFFGYDLLQYYEKLSAHAVDDLNMDDIRFMFCDRIIVFDHVKQQILLVGNLHIKDGDTDSDIRAGYEELSRRLENMAEELQKEGPKENVNRRSIPQDIELGEIHSNLTKEQYISNVEQAKEYIRAGDIFQVVLSQRLHIETEVSPLHVYRMLRTLNPSPYMYYLKMDEEIIVGTSPEALVKVDSSGRVETRPIAGTRPRGETEAQDRQLAAELLEDEKERAEHLMLVDLGRNDLGRVSKFGTVKCDSFMEIEKYSHVMHIVSNVSGTLADDKDFFDAFLSCLPAGTVSGAPKLRAMEIIAELEKEARGAYAGAIGYLGFSGNMDSCITIRTIIFRKGRAYVQAGAGIVWDSVPEKEYEETLNKARGMLKAIRMAEAMFPAEVKEKQVINQDYMYEYTP from the coding sequence GTGACGAATCCGAGAATTGAAGAAGTGGTGTCGCTGTCGCGGGAGTACAATCTGATCCCGGTCGTGAAAAGGCTGCTGGCTGATATGGAAACGCCAATCCGCTTGTTCCAGCGTTTCGCAGAGCAGGATCGTGCATTCCTGCTGGAGAGTGTAGAGGGCGGCAGTCAATGGGCACGCTATTCTTTTATCGGCAGTGATCCGTTCCTGATGATTTCAGGCAAAAAGGGCTTGATTCACGTTGAAGTCGGCGGTGAGAAAAAACAGCTGCTGGGCAAACCTGTCGAGGAGCTTAAAGCGCTGCTTCGCTCCTACCGCAGTCCCAAGCTGGACGGGATGCCGCCATTTACGGGCGGCGCTATCGGATTCTTCGGCTATGATCTGCTGCAGTACTACGAGAAATTGTCCGCTCATGCCGTAGATGACCTCAATATGGATGATATCCGCTTCATGTTCTGTGACCGCATCATCGTCTTCGACCATGTGAAGCAGCAGATTCTGCTGGTGGGCAATCTGCATATCAAGGATGGAGATACCGATTCCGATATCCGGGCAGGTTATGAGGAACTTAGCCGCCGCCTGGAGAATATGGCTGAAGAGCTGCAGAAGGAAGGTCCGAAAGAGAACGTCAACCGCCGCAGCATCCCGCAGGACATTGAGCTGGGTGAGATTCACTCCAACCTGACCAAGGAACAATACATCAGCAATGTGGAGCAGGCCAAAGAGTATATCCGCGCCGGCGATATCTTCCAGGTGGTGCTGTCCCAGCGGCTGCATATAGAGACCGAGGTATCCCCGCTGCATGTGTACCGGATGCTGCGGACGCTGAATCCTTCACCTTACATGTATTATCTGAAAATGGATGAAGAGATCATCGTAGGCACTTCGCCGGAAGCACTGGTCAAGGTGGACAGCAGCGGCCGTGTCGAGACCCGGCCGATTGCCGGCACCCGGCCGCGCGGAGAGACAGAGGCGCAGGACCGCCAGCTCGCCGCTGAACTGCTGGAGGATGAGAAGGAGCGGGCGGAGCATCTGATGCTCGTGGATCTGGGCCGTAATGACCTGGGCCGTGTATCAAAGTTCGGCACAGTGAAATGCGATTCATTCATGGAAATCGAGAAATACTCCCATGTGATGCATATCGTCTCGAATGTGTCCGGAACGCTGGCAGACGATAAAGATTTCTTCGATGCCTTCCTCTCCTGCCTTCCGGCGGGTACCGTATCCGGAGCGCCGAAGCTGCGGGCGATGGAGATCATCGCTGAGCTGGAAAAGGAAGCCCGTGGAGCTTATGCCGGGGCTATAGGTTACCTTGGCTTCTCCGGGAATATGGACTCCTGCATTACAATCCGCACCATCATCTTCCGCAAAGGCCGGGCTTATGTGCAGGCCGGAGCGGGTATTGTCTGGGACTCGGTGCCTGAGAAGGAATACGAAGAGACCTTGAACAAGGCCAGGGGCATGCTGAAAGCAATCCGGATGGCCGAAGCGATGTTCCCCGCCGAGGTCAAGGAGAAGCAGGTTATCAACCAGGATTATATGTACGAATATACCCCGTGA
- the aroH gene encoding chorismate mutase translates to MVNRGIRGATTVTKNEETEILRETVVLLREIVERNEVIAEDICSVWITMTADLDATFPARAIREIEGWEMVPLMCSVEIPVKGSLPQCIRLMVQVNTDKSQRDIRHVYLNEAQRLRPDLSQGK, encoded by the coding sequence ATGGTGAACCGGGGGATACGCGGTGCTACAACCGTAACCAAGAATGAGGAAACCGAAATTTTACGCGAGACTGTTGTGCTGCTCAGAGAGATTGTAGAGCGCAACGAAGTGATCGCCGAGGATATCTGCAGTGTGTGGATCACGATGACTGCTGATCTGGATGCCACTTTTCCGGCGCGCGCCATCCGTGAGATTGAAGGCTGGGAAATGGTGCCGCTGATGTGCTCCGTAGAGATTCCGGTCAAAGGCAGCCTGCCGCAGTGCATCCGCCTGATGGTCCAGGTGAACACCGACAAATCACAGCGTGACATCCGTCATGTGTATCTGAATGAAGCCCAGCGGCTTCGTCCCGATCTCTCACAAGGCAAGTAA
- the aroB gene encoding 3-dehydroquinate synthase — protein sequence MRSITVALGERSYPIYIGSGLLQNTGERCIEAGFPQRSPLLLVSDSEVAPLYLDKVAASLRGSGYTVVSHIIQAGEASKSLAVYEEVITTAIQGGLDRSSAVLALGGGVVGDLAGFVAASYMRGIGFMQIPTTILAHDSSVGGKVAVNHPLAKNMLGAFYQPSMVLYDLDTLATLPPRQVASGLAEVVKHGLILDKEFAYWCREHAGELLALDPEALGYALERGCAIKADVVCNDETEQGQRAILNLGHTIGHAIEAVGGYGVFLHGEAIAIGMAGAALLAAKLGRDRAIYEDTVSMLTALSLPVRLPAQYDEDELMEAMMHDKKFKEGRMTFIVPDSIGAVSIVGDVQASDVRGVIAQLKKEESPW from the coding sequence ATGCGCAGCATTACGGTAGCTTTGGGCGAACGCTCTTATCCCATTTATATCGGCAGCGGCCTGCTGCAGAACACCGGCGAACGCTGCATAGAAGCCGGGTTCCCGCAGCGCAGTCCGCTGCTGCTGGTCAGCGACAGTGAAGTGGCTCCGCTGTATCTCGATAAGGTGGCGGCATCCCTGCGCGGCAGCGGATATACGGTTGTCAGCCATATTATTCAGGCTGGTGAAGCTTCCAAATCACTGGCCGTCTATGAAGAAGTCATTACGACTGCCATTCAGGGCGGCCTGGACCGCAGCTCTGCGGTGCTGGCGCTCGGCGGGGGAGTTGTTGGGGACCTGGCAGGATTCGTTGCCGCATCTTATATGCGGGGGATCGGATTCATGCAGATTCCCACTACTATTCTGGCCCATGACAGCAGTGTAGGCGGCAAGGTTGCGGTTAACCATCCGCTGGCCAAGAATATGCTCGGCGCCTTCTACCAGCCGTCTATGGTGCTGTATGATCTGGATACCCTTGCTACACTTCCTCCACGCCAGGTTGCTTCGGGTTTGGCAGAGGTTGTGAAGCATGGTCTGATCCTTGATAAAGAGTTCGCTTACTGGTGCCGTGAGCATGCCGGTGAACTGCTTGCTCTGGACCCGGAGGCTCTGGGGTACGCGCTGGAACGCGGCTGTGCCATTAAGGCTGACGTTGTTTGTAATGATGAGACAGAGCAGGGACAGCGTGCGATTCTAAACCTTGGACATACCATTGGACATGCTATTGAAGCAGTAGGCGGCTATGGTGTATTTCTTCACGGCGAAGCCATTGCCATTGGAATGGCGGGAGCTGCCCTGCTGGCCGCGAAGCTGGGCCGGGACAGAGCGATCTATGAGGATACGGTATCTATGCTCACCGCTTTGTCTCTGCCGGTCAGACTTCCGGCGCAGTACGATGAGGATGAGCTGATGGAAGCCATGATGCATGACAAGAAGTTCAAGGAAGGCAGAATGACCTTTATCGTGCCGGACAGCATCGGTGCTGTGAGTATTGTGGGCGATGTGCAGGCAAGTGATGTGCGCGGGGTTATCGCCCAGCTTAAGAAGGAGGAAAGCCCATGGTGA
- the aroC gene encoding chorismate synthase: MSLRYLTAGETHGPQLTAIIEGLPSNLTLNFEELNFQLHRRQKGYGRGRRMQIEKDTAEIVGGVRHGSTTGAPVALVVENKDWTHWKNIMNIEPIPGSDEEKRRVNRPRPGHADLNGGLKYNLTDLRNVLERSSARETAARVAVGAVARQLLAAFGVKIAGQVIRIGEIEAPANQLSADELIVQTEESSVRVVDKETEQKMEAYIDKIKEEGDSIGGIVECIVEGLPVGLGSHVQSDRKLDGAIAGAVMSINAFKGVEIGIGFEAGKLRGSQVHDEIMYEASHGYFRASNRLGGFEGGMTNGMPVVVRGVMKPIPTLYKPLQSVDIDTKEPFTAQVERSDACAVPAACVVLENVVAWEIAKAFLDKFGGDSMEEIKANYNNYLAQLESY, from the coding sequence ATGAGTTTACGCTATCTGACAGCGGGGGAAACGCACGGCCCCCAGCTTACTGCCATTATTGAAGGATTACCCAGCAATTTGACACTTAATTTCGAAGAGCTTAATTTCCAGCTGCACCGCAGACAGAAGGGCTACGGCCGCGGACGCCGGATGCAGATTGAGAAGGATACTGCTGAGATCGTCGGCGGTGTGCGCCACGGCTCCACTACCGGTGCTCCTGTTGCCCTGGTGGTAGAGAACAAGGACTGGACGCACTGGAAGAACATCATGAATATCGAGCCGATTCCGGGCAGCGATGAAGAGAAGCGCCGGGTCAACCGTCCGCGTCCCGGTCATGCCGATCTGAACGGTGGTTTGAAGTATAATCTTACGGATCTGCGTAATGTACTGGAGCGCTCCAGCGCCCGCGAAACGGCTGCCAGAGTTGCGGTAGGCGCAGTAGCCCGCCAGCTGCTCGCCGCATTCGGTGTGAAGATTGCCGGACAAGTGATCCGCATCGGTGAGATTGAAGCACCCGCCAACCAGCTTTCGGCCGATGAGCTGATCGTGCAGACAGAAGAGTCCTCTGTGAGAGTCGTCGACAAAGAGACGGAACAGAAGATGGAGGCTTACATAGACAAGATCAAGGAAGAAGGCGACTCCATCGGCGGTATTGTGGAATGTATTGTCGAAGGTCTGCCGGTCGGCCTTGGCAGTCATGTGCAGTCTGACCGCAAGCTCGATGGAGCCATCGCCGGAGCCGTGATGTCGATCAATGCCTTCAAAGGCGTGGAGATCGGCATCGGCTTCGAAGCCGGCAAGCTGCGCGGCTCTCAGGTTCATGACGAAATTATGTATGAAGCCTCACACGGATACTTCCGGGCGAGCAACCGGCTTGGCGGATTTGAAGGCGGTATGACCAACGGAATGCCGGTGGTGGTCCGCGGAGTGATGAAGCCGATTCCGACCCTGTACAAGCCGCTGCAAAGCGTGGATATCGATACGAAAGAACCGTTCACTGCCCAGGTGGAGCGTTCGGATGCCTGTGCGGTTCCGGCAGCCTGTGTCGTACTGGAGAATGTGGTAGCCTGGGAGATTGCCAAGGCTTTCCTGGATAAGTTCGGCGGCGATTCAATGGAAGAGATCAAAGCCAACTATAATAATTACCTGGCGCAGCTGGAGAGCTATTAA
- a CDS encoding CheR family methyltransferase, with product MAEREEPALTPDPDYTGFIHNVKQSTGIDLAQYKEAQMKRRLTTLRMKNGYNSFSDFYAAMMKDKALFYEFLDRMTINVSEFWRNPNRWEVLRDVILPDLQRSGRRLKLWSAACSTGEEPYTLAMILSDKNILAQTGILATDIDDGALAKAKQGLYLERSLKDVPKDVAERYFTPEGPVFKVSEGLKKSIDFRKQNLLLDKFDEGFDLIICRNVMIYFTEEAKNKLYHKFSASLRPGGYLFVGSTEQIFTPAQYGFESTETFFYRKK from the coding sequence ATGGCAGAACGTGAAGAACCCGCATTAACCCCAGACCCGGATTACACCGGATTTATTCATAATGTCAAACAGAGCACCGGAATTGATCTCGCCCAGTACAAGGAAGCGCAGATGAAGCGGCGTCTTACGACGCTCCGCATGAAGAATGGTTACAATTCATTTAGTGATTTTTATGCCGCAATGATGAAGGACAAGGCTTTATTCTATGAATTCCTCGACCGGATGACCATTAATGTCTCCGAATTCTGGCGTAATCCGAACCGTTGGGAAGTATTAAGGGACGTTATTCTGCCTGATCTTCAGCGTTCAGGCCGGAGACTGAAGCTGTGGAGTGCCGCCTGCTCCACCGGAGAAGAGCCGTATACACTGGCGATGATCCTGTCGGACAAGAATATTCTGGCCCAGACTGGTATTCTGGCTACGGATATTGATGACGGGGCGTTGGCCAAAGCGAAGCAGGGGCTCTATCTGGAGCGTTCCTTGAAAGACGTGCCTAAAGATGTGGCTGAACGTTATTTCACTCCGGAAGGCCCCGTGTTCAAGGTTAGTGAAGGGCTGAAGAAGAGTATCGATTTCCGCAAGCAGAATCTGCTGCTGGACAAGTTCGATGAAGGCTTTGATTTGATTATTTGCCGTAATGTGATGATCTACTTCACTGAAGAAGCCAAGAATAAGCTGTATCACAAATTCTCGGCCAGCCTGCGTCCCGGCGGCTATCTGTTCGTGGGCAGTACGGAACAGATTTTCACGCCTGCGCAGTATGGCTTCGAATCTACAGAAACCTTCTTCTACCGTAAGAAATAG
- the ndk gene encoding nucleoside-diphosphate kinase, which translates to MEQTYLMIKPDGVQRGLIGRIVARLEDKGFKLVAAKLTTVTEAQAKKHYAEHEGKDFFPELVGFITSGPVFAMVWEGDDVVALSRLLIGKTKVGEALPGTIRGDYASHTPLNLIHGSDSPESAAREIANFFAPSELAQYNKDISVWM; encoded by the coding sequence ATGGAACAAACGTATCTGATGATCAAGCCGGACGGTGTACAACGCGGATTGATCGGGCGTATTGTCGCCCGCCTGGAGGATAAGGGATTCAAGCTGGTTGCGGCTAAACTTACTACCGTTACAGAAGCACAAGCCAAAAAGCACTATGCAGAGCATGAAGGTAAAGATTTCTTCCCGGAACTGGTAGGCTTTATCACCTCCGGTCCTGTGTTTGCCATGGTATGGGAAGGCGATGATGTAGTAGCGTTGTCGCGTCTGCTGATCGGCAAAACCAAAGTGGGCGAGGCGTTGCCGGGAACAATCCGCGGTGATTATGCCAGCCACACCCCGCTTAATCTGATCCACGGATCAGACTCGCCGGAAAGCGCAGCACGTGAAATTGCCAATTTCTTTGCTCCGTCTGAACTGGCCCAGTATAACAAAGACATCTCAGTCTGGATGTAA
- a CDS encoding polyprenyl synthetase family protein: protein MKRMQIFGLLNKDMDQIEKELYRSVQGDDELLTETSLHLLKAGGKRLRPVFVLMGGKFGQYDLDKLKRVAIPLELIHSASLVHDDVIDDAELRRGEPTVKAKWGDKIAMYTGDYIYAKALVMTSELKNPRIHQILSKAMVEMSIGEMEQIRDFFNSEQSVRHYLRRIRRKTALLIAVSCQLGALAAEAEPETARLLYNYGYNVGMAFQIRDDLLDLSGTEKQIGKPPGSDMRQGNITLPVIYCLQDSRLREALLEELDLIREGKGGVGRAIDLILSGDGITRAEELASRYIAKALEALEQLPGNRTKRNLRDIAFFVTGRAY, encoded by the coding sequence ATGAAGCGAATGCAAATATTCGGCTTGCTGAACAAAGATATGGATCAGATTGAAAAGGAACTGTACCGCAGTGTCCAGGGCGATGATGAACTGCTGACAGAAACCTCGCTGCACCTGCTTAAGGCAGGGGGCAAGCGCCTGCGTCCGGTATTCGTCCTGATGGGCGGCAAATTCGGACAATATGACCTCGACAAGCTGAAGCGCGTGGCAATTCCGCTGGAACTGATACATAGCGCTTCGCTTGTCCATGATGATGTCATCGATGATGCTGAACTCCGGCGTGGAGAGCCCACCGTTAAGGCAAAGTGGGGCGACAAGATCGCCATGTATACCGGCGACTATATCTATGCCAAGGCACTGGTTATGACTTCGGAGCTGAAGAATCCCCGGATTCACCAGATTCTCTCTAAAGCTATGGTGGAGATGTCGATCGGAGAGATGGAGCAGATTCGTGATTTCTTCAACAGCGAGCAGAGCGTGCGCCATTACCTGCGGAGAATCCGCCGTAAGACGGCGCTGCTCATAGCCGTCAGCTGTCAGCTCGGCGCTCTGGCTGCAGAAGCAGAGCCGGAGACGGCACGGCTGCTCTATAATTACGGATACAACGTGGGAATGGCGTTTCAGATCCGTGATGATCTGCTCGATCTTTCCGGAACCGAGAAACAAATCGGCAAACCGCCGGGAAGCGATATGCGGCAGGGGAACATTACATTGCCGGTGATCTACTGCCTGCAGGATTCGCGGCTGCGCGAAGCGCTGCTGGAAGAGCTGGATTTGATCCGTGAGGGCAAAGGCGGAGTCGGCCGGGCAATCGATCTGATTCTCTCCGGAGATGGAATTACCCGTGCGGAGGAGCTGGCTTCTCGTTACATCGCCAAGGCGCTGGAGGCGCTGGAGCAGCTCCCTGGCAACCGGACCAAACGCAATTTGCGCGACATCGCCTTCTTTGTTACAGGCCGTGCATATTAA
- a CDS encoding menaquinone biosynthetic enzyme MqnA/MqnD family protein, with product MIHPEHTVIGKISYTNSWPVFHNFHPSSLSFPAEMVSEVPAILNQGMAAGSIHVGALSSFAYAAASDRLLLLPDLSVSADGPVKSILLFSRMPVQSIGSGRIAVTNTSATSVNLLKILMDKAVGASPEYITAPPDLNEMMEQADACLLIGDHAIRVSWQDQGYYVTDLGQLWKEWTGLSMTFAVWAVNRGAASHKPEAIAEIAEAFAVSKRRGLRDLAPITHEACCTIGGTAAYWNDYFRNLCYDFGERQQEGLNLYFRYAYELGLLPQEVKMELWSHNLLTRVKE from the coding sequence CTTCTCTAAGCTTCCCCGCAGAGATGGTGAGTGAAGTGCCCGCCATTCTCAATCAAGGCATGGCCGCAGGGAGTATCCATGTGGGCGCATTATCCTCCTTCGCGTACGCAGCGGCAAGCGACCGGCTTCTGCTGCTTCCTGATCTGTCTGTCAGTGCTGACGGGCCGGTCAAATCGATCCTGCTCTTCTCAAGAATGCCGGTGCAGTCTATCGGCAGCGGCAGGATCGCCGTAACGAATACATCGGCAACTTCAGTCAATCTGCTGAAAATTCTCATGGACAAAGCGGTAGGCGCCAGCCCTGAATATATCACTGCCCCTCCTGATCTGAACGAAATGATGGAGCAGGCAGATGCCTGTCTGCTGATCGGGGATCATGCCATCCGGGTATCCTGGCAGGATCAGGGGTATTACGTAACGGATCTGGGTCAGCTATGGAAGGAATGGACTGGCCTCAGCATGACCTTTGCCGTTTGGGCTGTTAACCGCGGGGCTGCTTCACATAAGCCGGAAGCGATCGCCGAGATTGCTGAGGCTTTTGCCGTGAGCAAGAGGCGCGGCCTGCGTGATCTGGCGCCAATTACGCATGAAGCATGCTGCACTATCGGAGGTACAGCTGCTTATTGGAACGATTACTTCCGTAATTTATGTTACGACTTTGGGGAAAGGCAGCAGGAAGGTCTGAACCTCTATTTCCGCTACGCCTATGAATTGGGCCTGCTGCCGCAGGAAGTGAAGATGGAGCTTTGGAGCCACAATCTGCTGACACGGGTGAAAGAATGA